A genomic stretch from Enterobacter dykesii includes:
- the rimM gene encoding ribosome maturation factor RimM (Essential for efficient processing of 16S rRNA), translating into MMSNKAPVEPIVLGKMGSCYGIRGWLRVFSSTEDADSIFDYQPWFIQKGGKWEEVELESWRHHNQDIIIKLKGVDDRDAANALTNCEIVVDSSQLPQLEEGDYYWKDLMGCQVVTTEGYSLGKVIDMMETGSNDVLVIKANLKDAFGIKERLVPFLDGQVIKKVDLTTQTIEVDWDPGF; encoded by the coding sequence ATGATGAGCAATAAAGCACCTGTTGAACCGATCGTATTGGGAAAAATGGGTTCTTGCTACGGTATCCGTGGTTGGCTCAGAGTGTTTTCCTCCACTGAAGACGCTGATAGCATTTTTGATTACCAGCCCTGGTTTATCCAGAAAGGCGGTAAGTGGGAAGAGGTCGAGCTGGAAAGCTGGCGTCACCACAATCAGGACATCATCATCAAGCTGAAAGGCGTTGACGATCGTGATGCCGCGAATGCGCTGACTAATTGTGAAATTGTCGTGGATTCGTCGCAGTTGCCACAGCTGGAAGAGGGCGACTATTACTGGAAAGACCTTATGGGTTGCCAGGTAGTGACCACTGAAGGCTACAGCCTGGGGAAAGTCATCGATATGATGGAAACCGGGTCAAATGACGTTCTCGTCATTAAGGCAAACCTGAAAGATGCATTTGGCATCAAGGAGCGGTTGGTTCCGTTCCTCGATGGACAGGTTATCAAGAAAGTCGATCTCACTACTCAAACCATTGAAGTAGATTGGGATCCTGGTTTTTAA
- the rpsP gene encoding 30S ribosomal protein S16 — MVTIRLARHGAKKRPFYQVVVTDSRNARNGRFIERVGFFNPLAAGAEEETRLDLDRIAHWVGQGATVSDRVATLIKAANKAA, encoded by the coding sequence ATGGTAACTATTCGTTTAGCTCGTCACGGCGCTAAAAAGCGTCCGTTCTACCAGGTTGTTGTGACTGACAGCCGTAATGCACGCAACGGTCGCTTCATCGAGCGCGTTGGTTTCTTCAACCCACTGGCCGCTGGCGCAGAAGAAGAAACTCGTCTGGATCTGGATCGTATCGCTCACTGGGTTGGCCAGGGCGCTACTGTTTCCGATCGCGTTGCTACGCTGATCAAAGCAGCAAACAAAGCAGCTTAA
- the ffh gene encoding signal recognition particle protein yields the protein MFDNLTDRLSRTLRNISGRGRLTEENIKETLREVRMALLEADVALPVVRDFINRVKEKAVGHEVNKSLTPGQEFVKIVRNELVSAMGEENQVLNLAAQPPAVVLMAGLQGAGKTTSVGKLGKFLREKHKKKVLVVSADVYRPAAIKQLETLAEQVGVDFFPSDVAQKPVDIVNAALKEAKLKFYDVLLVDTAGRLHVDEAMMDEIKQVHASINPVETLFVVDAMTGQDAANTAKAFNEALPLTGVVLTKVDGDARGGAALSIRHITGKPIKFLGVGEKTEALEPFHPDRIASRILGMGDVLSLIEDIESKVDRAQAEKLASKLKKGDGFDLTDFLEQLRQMKNMGGMASLMGKLPGMGQIPDNVKAQMDDKVLVRMEAIINSMTLKERANPDIIKGSRKRRIAAGCGMQVQDVNRLLKQFDDMQRMMKKMKKGGMAKMMRGMKGMMPPGFPGR from the coding sequence ATGTTTGATAATTTAACCGATCGTTTGTCGCGCACGCTGCGCAACATCAGCGGCCGCGGACGCCTTACTGAAGAGAACATCAAGGAAACGCTGCGCGAAGTGCGCATGGCACTGCTGGAAGCAGACGTCGCGTTGCCGGTTGTTCGTGATTTTATCAACCGCGTAAAAGAGAAAGCGGTTGGTCATGAAGTTAACAAGAGCCTGACTCCGGGTCAGGAGTTCGTCAAAATCGTTCGTAATGAACTGGTTTCGGCGATGGGCGAAGAGAACCAGGTGCTTAACCTGGCGGCTCAGCCGCCGGCCGTGGTGCTGATGGCGGGCCTGCAGGGTGCGGGTAAAACGACCAGCGTCGGTAAGCTGGGTAAATTCCTGCGTGAAAAGCACAAGAAAAAAGTGCTGGTGGTCTCTGCGGACGTCTATCGCCCGGCGGCGATCAAACAGCTGGAAACTCTGGCCGAGCAGGTCGGGGTAGATTTCTTCCCGTCCGACGTGGCGCAGAAGCCTGTCGACATCGTTAACGCGGCGCTGAAAGAAGCGAAGCTGAAATTCTACGACGTGCTGCTGGTGGATACCGCCGGTCGTCTGCACGTTGACGAAGCGATGATGGACGAGATCAAGCAGGTGCATGCCTCTATCAACCCGGTAGAGACCCTGTTCGTTGTCGATGCCATGACCGGTCAGGATGCGGCGAATACCGCAAAAGCGTTTAACGAAGCGCTGCCGTTAACCGGCGTGGTGCTGACCAAAGTGGACGGTGACGCCCGCGGCGGTGCGGCGCTCTCCATTCGTCACATCACCGGTAAGCCGATTAAGTTCCTCGGGGTGGGCGAGAAAACTGAAGCGCTCGAGCCGTTCCACCCGGATCGTATTGCCTCCCGTATCCTCGGCATGGGCGACGTGCTGTCGCTGATCGAAGATATCGAGAGCAAGGTTGACCGCGCGCAGGCCGAGAAGCTGGCCAGCAAGCTGAAAAAAGGTGACGGTTTCGATCTCACCGATTTCCTTGAGCAGCTGCGCCAGATGAAAAACATGGGCGGCATGGCCAGCCTGATGGGCAAACTGCCTGGCATGGGCCAGATCCCTGACAACGTAAAAGCGCAGATGGATGACAAGGTGCTGGTGCGTATGGAGGCGATCATCAACTCGATGACCCTTAAAGAGCGCGCTAACCCGGACATCATCAAAGGTTCCCGTAAACGCCGCATCGCGGCCGGTTGCGGCATGCAGGTGCAGGACGTTAACCGCCTTCTGAAACAGTTCGACGACATGCAGCGCATGATGAAGAAAATGAAGAAAGGCGGCATGGCGAAGATGATGCGCGGCATGAAAGGCATGATGCCACCCGGTTTTCCAGGGCGTTAA